In Myxococcus guangdongensis, one genomic interval encodes:
- a CDS encoding lysophospholipid acyltransferase family protein, which produces MIPAAKGGPFGWALDRYIGWKFRSAFRGLWVRGELPASGPGRLVYLNHANWWDGFMLHQLSRVAGWDAYCLMDEENLRRYRFLARIGAFSIRRKDAMSSIESLRYAKELLRRPSAALYVFPEGEHRPFGELPLRLERGVEMLARVAKVECVPIGVRYAFFEHELPDVLLEVGTPHPPGPLSVFQTGLETVVKRLMTTTSLEGFTRKVSGARGVAERWDAARGVQA; this is translated from the coding sequence GTGATTCCCGCGGCCAAGGGAGGCCCCTTCGGGTGGGCGCTCGACCGGTACATCGGGTGGAAGTTCCGCTCGGCGTTCCGGGGCCTGTGGGTGCGCGGCGAGCTGCCCGCGTCCGGCCCGGGTCGGCTGGTGTACCTGAACCACGCCAACTGGTGGGATGGCTTCATGCTGCACCAGCTGTCGCGCGTTGCGGGGTGGGACGCGTACTGCCTCATGGACGAGGAGAACCTGCGGCGCTACCGCTTCCTCGCGCGCATCGGCGCCTTCAGCATCCGCCGCAAGGACGCGATGTCGTCCATCGAGTCGCTGCGCTACGCGAAGGAGCTGCTGCGCCGTCCGAGCGCGGCGCTGTACGTCTTCCCCGAAGGTGAGCACCGCCCCTTCGGTGAGCTGCCCCTGCGGCTGGAGCGCGGCGTGGAGATGCTGGCCCGGGTGGCGAAGGTGGAGTGCGTGCCCATCGGCGTGCGCTACGCCTTCTTCGAGCACGAGCTGCCGGACGTGTTGTTGGAGGTGGGCACGCCGCACCCACCCGGACCGCTGTCCGTCTTCCAGACAGGCCTGGAGACGGTGGTGAAGCGGCTCATGACGACGACGAGCCTGGAGGGCTTCACGCGCAAGGTGTCCGGCGCGCGGGGCGTGGCCGAGCGGTGGGACGCCGCTCGGGGAGTCCAAGCATGA
- a CDS encoding lycopene cyclase domain-containing protein, with protein MMESRWAYLIHLLAWTLPLIAFQVVVLVRHYKERSGAVLRAVLPPAFILGLYLAVADHLAISTGIWNFGEGKHLGIYLGLVPLEEVLFFVITSVLVSLGLALFTGLVELVWKKEARSP; from the coding sequence ATGATGGAGTCTCGCTGGGCCTACCTCATCCACCTGCTCGCGTGGACGCTGCCGCTCATCGCGTTCCAGGTGGTGGTGCTCGTGCGCCACTACAAGGAGCGCTCGGGCGCGGTGCTGCGCGCGGTGCTGCCGCCGGCCTTCATCCTCGGCCTGTACCTGGCGGTGGCCGACCACCTGGCCATCTCCACTGGCATCTGGAACTTCGGTGAGGGCAAGCACCTGGGCATCTACCTGGGCCTCGTCCCCCTGGAAGAGGTGCTCTTCTTCGTCATCACCAGCGTCCTCGTGTCGCTGGGGCTGGCCCTGTTCACCGGGCTGGTGGAGCTCGTCTGGAAGAAGGAGGCGCGCTCGCCGTGA
- a CDS encoding MerR family transcriptional regulator — protein MMLRIRTISRLTGIREATLRAWERRYGFPRPLRSEGNNYRVYSREEVEAVRRVVRLIQLDGLAVSEAIAQVVTSPLKSMPGAERLQERFWGAALLLDEDELSRVLDEAQRAMDVDTFCDGFLMPLLREMGTRLDVAREHLASGYIRQRLRQVLSSLESTAGGPRVLLACPRGDSHEGGLLGLAVQLKRKGWRTTFLGADTPEEALRVACEQLRPDIVALSFVHGREPEEFMTVLAEALRACAPSPVVIGGPGAREHLKTVFTLGAQFAESSQELIALWNQVRTAQNRP, from the coding sequence ATGATGTTGCGCATCCGCACCATTTCCCGACTGACCGGCATCCGCGAGGCGACGCTGCGCGCGTGGGAGCGCCGCTACGGCTTCCCCCGGCCCCTTCGCAGCGAGGGCAACAACTACCGCGTGTACTCGCGTGAGGAGGTGGAGGCCGTCCGCCGCGTCGTCCGCCTCATCCAGCTGGACGGGCTGGCGGTGAGCGAGGCCATCGCCCAGGTGGTGACCTCGCCGCTCAAGTCGATGCCTGGCGCGGAGCGACTCCAGGAGCGCTTCTGGGGCGCGGCGCTGCTGCTGGACGAGGACGAGCTGTCGCGCGTGCTGGACGAGGCCCAGCGCGCCATGGACGTGGACACGTTCTGCGACGGCTTCCTCATGCCGCTGTTGCGTGAGATGGGCACGCGGCTGGACGTGGCGCGCGAGCACCTGGCCTCGGGCTACATCCGCCAGCGGCTGCGTCAGGTGCTCTCCAGCCTGGAGAGCACGGCCGGCGGGCCCCGGGTGCTCCTGGCGTGTCCCCGGGGGGACTCGCACGAAGGGGGGCTCCTGGGGCTGGCCGTGCAGCTCAAGCGCAAGGGCTGGCGCACCACGTTCCTGGGCGCGGACACCCCCGAGGAGGCCCTGCGCGTGGCGTGCGAGCAATTGCGGCCGGACATCGTGGCGCTGTCCTTCGTCCACGGGCGGGAGCCGGAGGAGTTCATGACGGTGCTGGCCGAGGCGCTGCGTGCCTGCGCCCCATCGCCCGTCGTGATAGGAGGGCCCGGCGCGCGCGAGCACCTGAAGACCGTCTTCACGCTCGGCGCGCAGTTCGCGG